Within Dreissena polymorpha isolate Duluth1 chromosome 13, UMN_Dpol_1.0, whole genome shotgun sequence, the genomic segment AATCTGCCTCGCTGACATGATTTATGTTAacacataatatgataataaatgaaatagtatATGAGTGTTTGAAAAATGTAATACACATCATTTTCGACACGAAACAAGAACGATTGTGTTCCTCAAACCGTGCAGTAACATTTGTTTTGACTGCCCCTATCGTCGCTATTCTCTATTTCTCTATGATTTAGACACCGGAAGTTGCCAGTGTCCAGTTGGTGCCCCTTTGAAGATTTGCGACGTAGGCAAAGAAAGACCATGTCCGATAGGCTACTACGGCGACGGCTCGGGAATCAATAATATTTGTTACTGCTGTCGTGAGTTCAATACATTATAATATACGCATCGCTATGGGAAACTGGTataaatgcttgtgcgtagagtatcgttccagattagcctgtgcagtccggacaggctaatccgggacgacactttccgctttgatgtacttttcgttaaaaagaattctcttcttagcataaatcgGAAGGTTCCCCCTCCctctgattagcctttgttgactgcacaggctgatctgggaagacactttcgcAAATGCATTGAGACGaattttccaagagcgaggctaaTATGCCTTTGGTCTGCAGGGCCATTCCATTGTCAGAAACACGGTTTCCACATGACATTGGGGAACATAGGGTTCCACTGTTAGCGTGtgtgaaaattaagttttttatctTCATACACTACATACTCCTGTTGATGTTGTGATCGCAACATTTGaacatataaaatgaaatgttattttttattttgtctcgTTTTTTCCAATCTCATTCTGCTATTTCGAACGTTGACCTGGAGCCATATTCCTACAATATGTGTAATCAATATTAACCCACAACGACCGACAAGTTTTATATTACTACACAGCCATCTTTTATCGTATACCTGTGTTGACGAATGAAAGTGTGATTATCTATATATATGATATGAGTgacgttctggaaaaactgggatTATTGCacgttcgtaaagtgtcgtcccagattagcatgtgcagtccgcacaggcttatcacggacgacactttccgcctgaactacattttcgtttagaagaaaaaaagcctgtaaacaaaaaaatcttaaaagtggaaagtgtcgttccttcgTACTTCATGCATCAAGCCCAGATTTCACAGAACGAAGGTcatataatgaaatcaaataatttgtttttccaGGCCAAGCTTGTTGGGGCGGAGTTCCTATTACCGATAACTACGGACGGGTCATCGAGTGTGGTCCGGGACAGAGGGGAATCTGTCCCCGTCCCGACATCACCACCTGTACCCGGACCGGATACTTTGGCGCACGGTCATTCTGCTGTCCCATTATGACAGCACTAAGTGGTTAGTCCGACATCGTTTGCCGAACCGTTCAATTTATGTTAACTTGAACCTggcataaaaaataaagtaaaacagtGCAAATAATCGATACTTGTGTGCTATTTTATATTGTTCGGGAAAGTGAACAACCTATTTTGTTTATCACTGATATTTCAATATCAACAagataaaatcataaaaaaatggtATACGTCAATGTGATATATACATGTTCTTTTGTACTAATAAGTTAAATGATAACATAcgcacgttttttttaaataaaatacccaATATATgataaactgaaaataaaaatatacatttcataATTAACAAAATTACTTCACAAGATTTCAAAAACTTAAGTTTTTCAGAGTTgagatttatacaatattttagaATGTGTGTAGATCGAATGAAAATACGAAATGTATTAATTTACTGAAAATACAAGGTCCTAGATCAATCTGTGCATGACTTACCATGTCAATTTTCAATCGATTTTTTTTTGGCAATCACAAACTGCAGCGAATACACCATTGTAAACAGCAGGCGGCCTTTGGCTATGACCAACACATgatccgcgctctgtgaaaaccgcgcttaatatatgtgcgtaaagtgtcttcccaaattagcctgtcaAATCCAcaagggcttatcagggacgaccctttccacTTATATGGAATGCTcttttttctaaattattttcTTAACACAAATCCAGTCAATCCGAAAAGTATCGTTCcggattatcctgtgcggactgcacagggtaatatGGGATAACAATATAAGCACATGCACTGATTGCTTATTTAAACGCTATTGAGACCCTGGCCTTGGGAGAACCAGTtcttagtgtgtgtgtgtgggggaaTCTTAAGAACGCTTCTGAAATGAGGATCGAATCCGTGAGCTCCCTCtccctaggcggacaccatatacattacgccacggcgatcttaaTAAggatacaatatatttataaatttgaaaacaaTCGCAAGCACGGCTACACCCACGCCCATTCGTGGATATAGAGAAGCATGCAGACAATACAATCAAGCAGACAATATCAGTAATTGCCAGTATACTACACACATGCAAAATGAAAGTCCAGGAACATTATTAGAGACATTCTTGTTTAATCAAGACTCTATGAGATCGTTTTACTTTTTAATCAAAAGAGATAAACGTTGATGAATCAAAAAATAGAATAACATTACAGAAGAATTAGTCCCAAGAAATAAACTAAGGAAAGGTTTTTTCAAGTGCAAATGATTGCTTCTGTCCAGCAGAAGACTCATTCACGTACACAAAACATTTACTCCGTAGGCAAATCCCCTTTATTCTGTGTAGATTCGTTTTTAAGACACGTTATTTATTAGTATCAATGTGTACAAAGCTATAAAGCCCTGTCTTCCAATGATAACAAAAGAGGATCCTTTCACTGCAGCCGTAGCGTGCACCAATGTTATAGTTGATCACCgatattgtttttttaaggaCATAACGCATTATATATAGATTTGTTGAATTTCAAGAATTTCAAGAAACACGTCACTGTGCAATCAAAAAAGCATATACaagtttttacttaaaaaatataacatatcgtTACTTTGAatagttttacatttaaattgGGAGCGGATCGTTATTCGTATCAGGCGGGACATAAAGATGGCCATAATATTGTACATAAACCGCTTTCAGCCAATTTTTTGTCAGTTACAGGTGACAGGCATTAAATGTCCGTTTAAATTATTCACAATATGTTCATCTAGTTGCATATGTGCATACACTGGAAAGCAAGCAAATTGACATGCCTGATGTGCGGCTTTAATAAGTCTTTAGCACACAAGCAGATACCATCGATGATCAGAATATTAAACGGCGATTAGATTAGATTTACCAGACAGCCTAACACAACATCAGCCAGGTAATTAAAACAATGGAATACATTTGCATGCAACCTCTTTGAAAACCATTCAATCTGTCAGTCACGTAAAACAACTCGGGTACAAATATCTGAGTGTAA encodes:
- the LOC127855898 gene encoding scavenger receptor class F member 2-like, with translation MVLKMWSALLIVAATIYTGSCQCPVGAPLKICDVGKERPCPIGYYGDGSGINNICYCCRQACWGGVPITDNYGRVIECGPGQRGICPRPDITTCTRTGYFGARSFCCPIMTALSG